A single window of Leclercia adecarboxylata DNA harbors:
- a CDS encoding DoxX family protein: MNSTQQTLPRIDLGLFFLRITGSLLLLYVHGLPKIVHFSEELTRIEDPFGFGPYFSLIPAIVAEVICPILILFGVATRLACVPIIAVLLVAMLVVHPGWSIAEGQFGWLLLIIFTTLAITGPGAWRVRSRATERFA, encoded by the coding sequence ATGAACTCAACTCAACAGACCCTGCCCCGGATTGACCTGGGGCTGTTCTTCCTGCGGATCACCGGCAGCCTGCTGCTGCTGTACGTGCACGGCCTGCCGAAGATCGTGCATTTCAGCGAAGAACTGACGCGGATCGAAGATCCCTTTGGCTTCGGGCCGTACTTCAGCCTGATCCCGGCGATCGTCGCCGAGGTGATCTGCCCGATCCTGATCCTCTTCGGCGTGGCGACCCGGCTGGCCTGCGTGCCAATCATTGCCGTGCTGCTGGTGGCGATGCTGGTGGTGCATCCGGGCTGGTCGATTGCGGAAGGCCAGTTTGGCTGGCTGCTGCTGATCATCTTTACGACGCTGGCGATCACCGGCCCCGGCGCGTGGCGGGTCCGTTCGCGGGCCACGGAGAGATTCGCATGA
- a CDS encoding amidohydrolase — MTSSAKADLILVNGQFHTVDRENPLAEAVAVRDGKFLAVGTAAEVMQYHDDATKVVDLKGHTAIPGLNDSHLHLIRGGLNYNLELRWEGVPSLADALRMLKEQALRTPSPQWVRVVGGWNEFQFAERRMPTLDEINAAAPDTPVFILHLYDRALLNRAALKVVGYTKDTPNPPGGEIQRDANGNPTGMLIARPNAMILYATLAKGPKLPLEQQVNSTRQFMRELNRLGLTSAIDAGGGFQNYPEDYEVIAELHEKKQMTIRIAYNLFTQRPGHELEDFEKWTDMLKPGQGTDFFRHNGAGEMLVFSAADFEDFLEPRPDLAPGMEDELERVVRHLVEHRWPFRLHATYDESISRMLDVFEKVNREIPFDGLHWFFDHAETVTQRNIDRIKALGGGIAVQHRMAFQGEYFAERYGMEAVRHTPPVTRMLETGVPVGLGTDATRVASYNPWTALYWLVSGRTVGGMQMYDHSARLDRDTALMLWTQGSAWFSNEQSQKGQIKKGQLADLAVLSKDFFRVPEEEIKGIESVLTVVDGNIVYAAGSFGPLAPPAIPVLPEWSPVVKVPGHYRSAPPQAARVGMQPAHHCSGPCGVHNHAHDFARTAEMPVADDNAFWGALGCSCFAF, encoded by the coding sequence ATGACTTCCTCTGCTAAAGCAGATTTGATTCTGGTGAATGGCCAGTTTCATACCGTCGATCGTGAAAATCCTCTCGCCGAAGCGGTCGCCGTGCGCGACGGCAAATTCCTTGCCGTAGGCACCGCTGCGGAAGTAATGCAGTACCACGACGACGCCACTAAAGTCGTGGATCTGAAAGGCCACACCGCTATCCCCGGCCTGAACGACTCGCACCTGCACCTGATCCGCGGCGGGCTGAACTACAATCTCGAACTGCGCTGGGAAGGCGTTCCCTCGCTGGCCGACGCCCTGCGGATGCTGAAAGAGCAGGCCCTGCGCACCCCGTCACCCCAGTGGGTACGCGTGGTGGGCGGCTGGAACGAGTTCCAGTTCGCCGAGCGCCGGATGCCGACCCTGGACGAGATCAATGCCGCCGCGCCGGATACCCCGGTGTTTATTCTGCACCTGTACGACCGCGCCCTGCTCAACCGCGCGGCGCTGAAGGTCGTCGGTTACACCAAAGACACGCCGAACCCGCCGGGCGGCGAGATCCAGCGCGACGCTAACGGCAACCCGACCGGGATGCTGATCGCCCGTCCGAACGCCATGATCCTCTACGCCACTCTCGCCAAAGGGCCAAAACTGCCCCTGGAGCAGCAGGTGAACTCCACCCGCCAGTTTATGCGCGAGCTGAACCGTCTGGGCTTAACCAGCGCCATCGATGCGGGCGGTGGTTTCCAGAACTACCCGGAAGACTACGAGGTGATCGCCGAGCTGCACGAGAAAAAGCAGATGACGATCCGCATCGCCTACAACCTCTTTACCCAGCGCCCTGGTCACGAGCTGGAAGACTTCGAGAAGTGGACCGACATGCTCAAGCCGGGCCAGGGCACCGACTTCTTCCGCCATAACGGCGCGGGCGAGATGCTGGTCTTCTCCGCCGCCGACTTCGAAGATTTCCTCGAGCCGCGCCCGGATCTGGCTCCCGGCATGGAGGACGAGCTGGAGCGCGTGGTGCGCCATCTGGTGGAGCATCGCTGGCCGTTCCGCCTCCACGCCACCTACGACGAGTCCATCAGCCGGATGCTGGACGTCTTCGAGAAGGTCAACCGCGAGATCCCGTTCGACGGCCTGCACTGGTTCTTTGACCACGCCGAGACCGTTACCCAGCGCAACATCGACCGCATCAAGGCCCTGGGCGGCGGCATCGCCGTGCAGCACCGTATGGCCTTCCAGGGCGAGTACTTCGCCGAGCGCTACGGGATGGAAGCGGTTCGCCACACCCCGCCGGTTACCCGCATGCTGGAGACCGGCGTGCCGGTAGGTCTGGGCACCGACGCCACCCGCGTGGCGAGCTACAACCCGTGGACCGCGCTCTACTGGCTGGTCTCAGGCCGCACCGTTGGCGGGATGCAGATGTACGATCACAGCGCCCGTCTGGATCGCGACACCGCCCTGATGCTCTGGACCCAGGGCAGCGCGTGGTTCTCCAACGAGCAGAGCCAGAAAGGTCAGATCAAAAAGGGCCAGCTCGCGGATCTAGCGGTGCTGAGCAAAGACTTCTTCCGCGTGCCGGAAGAGGAAATTAAAGGCATCGAGTCGGTGCTGACGGTGGTGGACGGTAACATCGTTTACGCCGCAGGCAGCTTCGGCCCGCTGGCGCCGCCTGCCATCCCGGTCCTGCCGGAGTGGTCGCCGGTGGTCAAGGTGCCGGGTCACTACCGCAGCGCACCACCGCAGGCCGCCCGCGTGGGGATGCAGCCTGCTCACCACTGTAGCGGCCCGTGCGGAGTGCATAACCACGCGCACGATTTCGCCCGCACGGCAGAGATGCCGGTGGCCGACGATAACGCCTTCTGGGGGGCGCTGGGCTGCAGCTGCTTCGCGTTCTGA
- a CDS encoding hydrolase produces the protein MSNSKLEVLTPDNCQMIFIDQQPQMAFGVQSIDRQVLKNNVVGLAKAAKVFNIPTIITTVETQSFSGNTFPELLDVFPGQDILERTSMNSWDDQKVRDALKANGKKKVVVSGLWTEVCNNTFALCAMLEGDYEIYMVADASGGTSKEAHDFAMQRMIQAGVIPVTWQQVLLEWQRDWAHKETYNAVMDIVREHSGAYGMGVDYAYTMVHKAPSRQKSEHETLAPVPAPVR, from the coding sequence ATGTCTAACTCAAAACTCGAAGTGTTAACCCCCGATAACTGTCAGATGATCTTCATCGACCAGCAGCCGCAGATGGCGTTTGGCGTGCAGTCTATCGATCGTCAGGTGCTGAAAAACAACGTGGTAGGGCTGGCGAAAGCGGCCAAAGTGTTCAACATCCCGACCATCATCACCACCGTTGAAACCCAGAGCTTCTCCGGCAACACCTTCCCGGAGCTGCTGGACGTCTTCCCGGGCCAGGACATTCTTGAGCGTACCTCCATGAACTCCTGGGACGACCAGAAAGTGCGTGACGCCCTGAAGGCCAACGGCAAGAAGAAAGTAGTGGTTTCCGGCCTGTGGACCGAAGTGTGCAACAACACCTTCGCCCTGTGTGCAATGCTGGAAGGCGACTACGAGATCTACATGGTGGCGGACGCCTCCGGCGGCACCTCGAAAGAGGCCCACGACTTCGCCATGCAGCGCATGATCCAGGCCGGCGTGATCCCGGTAACCTGGCAGCAGGTGTTGCTGGAGTGGCAGCGCGACTGGGCGCACAAAGAGACCTACAACGCGGTAATGGATATCGTGCGTGAGCACTCCGGTGCCTACGGCATGGGCGTGGATTACGCCTACACCATGGTGCACAAAGCCCCGTCTCGCCAGAAGAGCGAGCACGAAACCCTGGCGCCGGTTCCGGCCCCGGTTCGCTAA
- a CDS encoding DUF1427 family protein, producing the protein MSTGLISLAAGVLIGLLYALLKVRSPAPPALALIGLLGMLAGEQATRHFLHADDTAQKAPVTLSTGASS; encoded by the coding sequence ATGAGTACTGGGTTAATTTCCCTCGCGGCAGGCGTGTTAATCGGCCTGCTGTACGCGCTGCTGAAAGTCCGCTCCCCCGCCCCGCCCGCGCTGGCGTTGATTGGCCTGCTGGGGATGCTGGCTGGCGAACAGGCCACCCGCCATTTTCTGCATGCTGACGACACCGCGCAAAAGGCGCCCGTCACCCTCTCCACAGGAGCCTCGTCATGA
- a CDS encoding DUF1427 family protein has product MKAWVVSLSCGILAGVIYAAIDVHSPAPPVVALLGLFGMLVGEQLIPIGRRLFSRQLTMAWFRHECVPKISGTAPPARPGDGSEG; this is encoded by the coding sequence ATGAAAGCTTGGGTCGTTTCACTGAGCTGTGGAATTCTGGCAGGGGTGATTTATGCCGCAATTGATGTACACTCGCCCGCGCCGCCGGTTGTCGCTCTGTTGGGGCTGTTTGGCATGCTGGTGGGGGAACAGCTGATCCCGATTGGCCGCCGCCTGTTCAGCCGTCAGCTGACGATGGCGTGGTTTCGTCACGAATGCGTCCCCAAAATCAGCGGCACTGCACCTCCGGCCCGTCCCGGCGACGGTAGCGAGGGTTAA
- a CDS encoding response regulator transcription factor, with translation MPQRIAIIDDERSVRSGLSNLLQSEGYATEAFDSAEVFLSHPTALAEVALVIADIRLRGMNGLEMLDKLRLIAPSPPPLIFISGHADDNIQRYAVDHGAVAFLRKPINVDVLLAHIQRALAT, from the coding sequence ATGCCGCAGCGCATAGCCATCATTGATGATGAACGGTCTGTCCGCAGCGGTTTAAGCAACCTGCTGCAGTCGGAGGGGTATGCCACAGAGGCCTTCGACTCGGCGGAAGTGTTTCTCAGCCACCCTACCGCGCTGGCAGAGGTCGCGCTGGTGATTGCCGACATCCGCCTGCGGGGGATGAACGGACTCGAGATGCTCGACAAACTGCGCCTTATCGCCCCCTCGCCGCCGCCGCTTATTTTTATCTCCGGTCATGCGGATGACAACATCCAGCGCTACGCTGTTGATCACGGCGCTGTTGCTTTTTTGCGCAAGCCGATTAATGTCGATGTGCTGCTGGCGCACATTCAACGCGCGCTCGCCACCTGA